In a single window of the Notamacropus eugenii isolate mMacEug1 chromosome 4, mMacEug1.pri_v2, whole genome shotgun sequence genome:
- the TRAPPC13 gene encoding trafficking protein particle complex subunit 13 isoform X7, translated as MYFRKFFKFQVLKPLDVKTKFYNAETDEVFLEAQIQNITTSPMFMEKVSLEPSMMYNVVELNTVKQVGEGVSTFGSRTYLQPMDTRQYLYCLKPKQEFAEKAGIIKGVTVIGKLDIVWKTNLGERGRLQTSQLQRMAPGYGDVRLSLEAIPDTVNLEEPFHITCKITNCSERTMDLVLEMCNTNSIHWCGVSGRQLGKLNPSSSLYLALTLLSSVQGLQSVSGLRLTDTFLKRTYEYDDIAQVCVVSSTIQVEG; from the exons ACAGATGAAGTATTTCTTGAAGCCCAAATTCAGAACATTACAACCTCACCTATGTTTATGGAGAAGGTTTCATTGGAGCCATCTATGATGTACAATGTAGTAGAATTAAATACTGTGAAACAAGTTGGTGAAGG TGTAtccacatttggctcaaggacaTATTTGCAACCAATGGATACCCGGCAGTACTTATACTGTCTGAAACCCAAGCAGGAATTTGCAGAAAAAGCTGGAATTATTAAGGGAGTAACAGTAATCGGAAAATTAGATATAGTATGGAAAACAAACTTGGGTGAAAGAGGAAGATTGCAGACCAGCCAACTGCAGAGAATg GCCCCAGGTTACGGTGATGTTAGGTTGTCTTTGGAGGCAATCCCAGATACCGTAAATCTGGAAGAACCTTTTCATATTACTTGTAAAATAACAAACTGCAG TGAAAGGACCATGGACCTGGTTTTGGAAATGTGCAATACAAATTCCATCCACTGGTGTGGAGTTTCAGGAAGGCAATTGGGAAAGCTAAACCCCAGTTCATCTCTTTATCTTGCCCTCACTCTGCTTTCTTCTGTACAGGGACTGCAA AGTGTCTCTGGCTTACGACTAACAGACACATTCTTGAAGAGAACATACGAATATGATGATATTGCCCAAGTCTGTGTAGTGTCGTCAACCATTCAAGTAGAAGGCTAA
- the TRAPPC13 gene encoding trafficking protein particle complex subunit 13 isoform X6, whose amino-acid sequence MYFRKFFKFQVLKPLDVKTKFYNAETDEVFLEAQIQNITTSPMFMEKVSLEPSMMYNVVELNTVKQVGEGVSTFGSRTYLQPMDTRQYLYCLKPKQEFAEKAGIIKGVTVIGKLDIVWKTNLGERGRLQTSQLQRMAPGYGDVRLSLEAIPDTVNLEEPFHITCKITNCSSERTMDLVLEMCNTNSIHWCGVSGRQLGKLNPSSSLYLALTLLSSVQGLQSVSGLRLTDTFLKRTYEYDDIAQVCVVSSTIQVEG is encoded by the exons ACAGATGAAGTATTTCTTGAAGCCCAAATTCAGAACATTACAACCTCACCTATGTTTATGGAGAAGGTTTCATTGGAGCCATCTATGATGTACAATGTAGTAGAATTAAATACTGTGAAACAAGTTGGTGAAGG TGTAtccacatttggctcaaggacaTATTTGCAACCAATGGATACCCGGCAGTACTTATACTGTCTGAAACCCAAGCAGGAATTTGCAGAAAAAGCTGGAATTATTAAGGGAGTAACAGTAATCGGAAAATTAGATATAGTATGGAAAACAAACTTGGGTGAAAGAGGAAGATTGCAGACCAGCCAACTGCAGAGAATg GCCCCAGGTTACGGTGATGTTAGGTTGTCTTTGGAGGCAATCCCAGATACCGTAAATCTGGAAGAACCTTTTCATATTACTTGTAAAATAACAAACTGCAG CAGTGAAAGGACCATGGACCTGGTTTTGGAAATGTGCAATACAAATTCCATCCACTGGTGTGGAGTTTCAGGAAGGCAATTGGGAAAGCTAAACCCCAGTTCATCTCTTTATCTTGCCCTCACTCTGCTTTCTTCTGTACAGGGACTGCAA AGTGTCTCTGGCTTACGACTAACAGACACATTCTTGAAGAGAACATACGAATATGATGATATTGCCCAAGTCTGTGTAGTGTCGTCAACCATTCAAGTAGAAGGCTAA